A section of the Zygosaccharomyces rouxii strain CBS732 chromosome B complete sequence genome encodes:
- the SFP1 gene encoding zinc-coordinating transcription factor SFP1 (some similarities with uniprot|P32432 Saccharomyces cerevisiae YLR403W SFP1 Transcription factor that integrates information from nutrient- and stress-responsive signaling pathways to help control ribosomal protein gene expression inhibits nuclear protein localization when present in multiple copies), with protein MAFSSIALADTPPNPNDPLSQSPTSTFGAPSAAMGIPTSAAGSAATNSGISSNMPVVTATGDDSLEDPLDDGNVFSQGRSAAVGPQGMAKLRRDSIAHSQGMGGVSWGSLTIGSWLRDEVMFHATLKNSRSNSVSKTTTVHLYPPSSSSQTTSRRPSHSVNFTAASPPAAYNAYLPNLEKQYCKDYSCCGLSLPGLHDLLRHYEEAHIATSPSSNTQIPGPTGPSSKKRFYRQQTPSDMTGIPRQQQQMPAPHNQQHHQSQQQQHQMEIASQQLSANSFRKTTLQQQNPSQHQHHQQQQHIIQQQLSPHSTMTGSAASVRASGSPTPLGTTGATGSEPPQGPQLHLNGSLVDAVSTNDVFLQAGNGTHSHGPSPVARHMAARQQRHNIQQSHHPHQQHPNLHHPHPHQQSSHANVVQQNTAAHQSGKIPLTPQHSFNAYSLQSGKNSRHSGSGSGSGSSTSSNANNNTIVQLPSALPNMNNKLGTNKFTTNMSTGLELDFMDEDLVGSDVDGADSAAFMRLASASPHSGMPLAPQSPSASSRFASMAVPTSIHHPTPPTSTAALAGPLMNATSGVDEDDVDEDEDEDEDEDEDEVEDEDEDMSGDASNSQSKTLQHNFHRQEGYIDDPARRLYVMDHEEHKPFKCPVIGCDKTYKNQNGLKYHKLHGHQNQKLHENPDGTFSIIDPESNEPYPDGMGYEKDKPYRCEVCGKRYKNLNGLKYHRGHSTH; from the coding sequence ATGGCTTTCTCATCTATTGCACTTGCAGACACTCCTCCAAATCCAAACGACCCCCTTTCACAATCACCAACTTCGACGTTCGGTGCCCCGTCAGCTGCTATGGGTATACCAACGTCAGCTGCAGGATCAGCAGCAACCAATAGTGGTATAAGTTCAAATATGCCAGTTGTAACTGCTACGGGCGATGATTCATTAGAAGACCCATTAGATGATGGGAATGTGTTTAGTCAAGGCCGCAGTGCGGCTGTCGGTCCTCAAGGAATGGCTAAACTAAGACGTGATTCTATTGCACATTCTCAAGGTATGGGAGGTGTATCTTGGGGGTCACTAACTATTGGATCCTGGTTAAGAGATGAAGTTATGTTTCATGCAACTcttaaaaattcaagaagtAATAGCGTGTCAAAGACAACGACTGTACACCTATATCCCccatcgtcatcatctcAAACAACAAGCAGAAGGCCGTCACATTCTGTAAATTTTACAGCAGCTTCACCGCCAGCGGCATACAATGCTTATCTACCAAATTTAGAGAAACAATACTGTAAGGATTACTCTTGCTGTGGGTTATCGTTACCAGGATTGCACGATTTGTTGAGACACTATGAAGAGGCTCATATTGCTACTTCACCAAGTTCAAATACTCAGATACCAGGTCCAACAGGTCCTTCTTCTAAGAAGAGATTTTATCGCCAACAAACTCCATCGGATATGACTGGTATACCGCgacagcagcagcagatGCCAGCTCCTCATAATCAGCAGCACCATCAAtctcaacaacaacagcatcAGATGGAGATAGCTTCACAACAACTGTCAGCTAACAGTTTTCGTAAAACAACTTTACAGCAACAGAATCCTTctcaacatcaacatcatcaacagcagcaacacATAATACAGCAACAGTTAAGTCCTCATTCCACAATGACAGGTTCGGCTGCTAGTGTAAGAGCTAGTGGATCACCTACACCGCTCGGAACAACAGGTGCAACGGGTTCGGAACCACCGCAAGGTCCTCAATTACACTTAAATGGTAGTTTAGTGGATGCAGTCTCTACAAATGACGTTTTCCTTCAAGCTGGTAATGGTACTCATTCTCATGGTCCATCACCAGTTGCAAGACATATGGCTGCTAGGCAACAACGGCATAATATTCAACAGTCacatcatcctcatcagcAACATCCAAATCTccatcatcctcatccaCATCAACAGTCTTCTCACGCAAATGTGGTTCAACAAAATACTGCTGCTCATCAAAGTGGTAAAATACCGTTAACCCCACAGCATTCTTTTAACGCTTATTCTTTACAAAGCGGTAAAAACTCACGTCATAGcggtagtggtagtggcAGTGGTAGTAGTACTAGCAGTAATGCGAATAACAATACAATAGTACAACTACCAAGTGCTCTCCCTAATATGAATAATAAGCTTGGTACTAAtaaatttaccaccaacatGTCAACAGGTTTAGAATTAGATTTTATGGACGAAGATTTGGTTGGTTCAGATGTAGATGGAGCCGATTCAGCTGCCTTTATGAGGCTGGCGAGTGCTTCACCTCATTCAGGAATGCCGTTAGCACCTCAATCGCCTTCGGCGTCATCAAGATTTGCATCAATGGCAGTACCCACATCGATACATCATCCAACACCTCCAACTAGTACCGCAGCGTTAGCGGGACCTCTAATGAATGCCACTAGTGGTgtcgatgaagatgacgtagatgaggatgaagatgaagatgaagacgaagacgaagatgaagtcgaagatgaagatgaagacaTGTCAGGTGATGCGTCAAATTCTCAATCAAAGACATTACAACATAATTTCCACAGACAAGAGGGTTATATCGATGATCCTGCTAGGAGACTTTACGTTATGGACCACGAAGAGCATAAGCCCTTTAAATGTCCTGTCATCGGTTGTGATAAAACTTATAAGAATCAAAATGGTCTAAAATATCATAAATTACACGGTCATCAAAACCAGAAACTACATGAGAATCCTGACGGCACTTTCAGTATTATAGATCCAGAATCCAATGAACCATACCCAGATGGTATGGGTTACGAAAAGGATAAACCATATCGTTGCGAAGTTTGCGGAAAACGTTACAAGAACTTAAACGGACTCAAATATCATAGGGGCCACTCAACCCATTGA
- the AHK1 gene encoding Ahk1p (weakly similar to uniprot|Q07454 Saccharomyces cerevisiae YDL073W Hypothetical ORF), giving the protein MDRLGDQVGSDTRLFQALNGFILLIGNDSQQQPQREQAINEHPSSKVDSKTVANYLRLKLLSYLRQLQLQNTVTPHRDALIQWWVTLLNFLNSDLVDRNSPVEEMVFPDPLLSVDSISVTLECVSRLMSSLMVLPIHSCKDAEIYSHHVLLTIHYVTNRLILNSKHQREITKQQQQQHHITLPQHQQHFNRSILHFLSSYTSLLRSFLGKLNAYAFFYLPDDFHYDVQLLLALKPNLSYKPANSLFLWKRRSFGSIENQEDRIKPETLENRDTNFFKIVISYMKNDFIFMAFYWHYWYIALRFLANLNGGSELKSNLSMIPGANVLITHVTSGFLRIDLARFTKFLQSNNNINGMGFSRSDSTDSLSTNGLAASAAANVNANANASAGVGENGTVTAEILNDFLFSNFRILRVWECLRNLSGCLEKDSNLPVLLLLHDSSQLRYISSIPAHDSGVANVIYNKVFQFIIFQFRSLSSVQFLHWDIWFAGICAMLQTLNNNAQTVALLFLFNVWPHIPANLQSMLSQKLINDYWNFLTFENDFQLVRVLFLKLLVFRVIPGSALTVKEQLKMKFQDFYAEMLILKCRTREEPLRDKEDDLYFYGSKRLFLAPNRLLKEQDLIYRAEKHSHPKSSGRYQNFPTVSSVANVRPSLILRNGRYPYDVFDEMVTKASLLMTERKRKEQNSLSTISSASTHSHSDNNLGQSKHSSKKTGSFSNTISSWFSKLSKNSEHSQSNNADISMQKHAPFSNSGYIKGERSKYLVSDESVPYSESSEMLSMYSNVSSIGTRRTSSSEVPQASVMGASFTQGSSASSGKEIDAGGYSRDNQKKKKLLAPAELKYSSSVIDTGEIYTIFKVKVTQAEPIGKKVEYANSNWGVVTAKTYDKPLPVPTSPSSESSAVSSVIDELNNDSFGVDYLNESSFELLPPPQEGNSKSNESTLMSAYSNDPTVPKPNCRFFGMQNSEDSDVSTGDSEILNRFQNLTLGENEDVEEDEKAILKGLDRFDEEIIASRRRALHYNRHNCLKTRLNKLSKLVRMFNKTVEEYYEYLNFLDHDMIFMDFEIRPPSHANMMNVSAD; this is encoded by the coding sequence ATGGACCGGTTAGGAGATCAGGTTGGCTCTGATACACGCTTATTCCAAGCATTGAATGGATTTATTTTATTGATTGGTAACGATTCTCAACAACAGCCTCAACGAGAGCAGGCGATAAATGAGCACCCGAGCTCGAAGGTAGATTCAAAGACAGTAGCAAACTATTTGAGGTTAAAACTTTTATCATATTTGAGACAGCTACAACTACAAAATACTGTGACTCCTCATAGAGATGCACTGATTCAATGGTGGGTCACTCTACTAAATTTTTTAAACAGTGACTTGGTGGATAGAAATAGCCCTGTAGAAGAAATGGTTTTCCCAGATCCTTTATTGAGTGTGGATAGTATTTCAGTTACTTTAGAATGTGTCAGTAGGCTGATGTCCTCATTAATGGTTTTACCGATACACAGCTGTAAAGATGCAGAAATTTATTCCCACCATGTTTTATTAACGATTCATTATGTGACTAATAGATTAATTCTAAACTCCAAACATCAACGAGAAATTACtaaacaacaacagcagcaacatCATATAACACTTCCGCAACATCAACAGCATTTTAATAGATCCATTTTGCATTTTCTTAGCAGTTATACATCTTTGTTACGTTCGTTTTTGGGGAAATTAAATGCATATGCGTTTTTCTATTTACCTGATGATTTCCATTACGATGTACAACTTCTACTGGCATTAAAACCAAATTTAAGTTACAAACCtgcaaattctttattcctttggaaaagaagatcTTTTGGGAGCATTGAAAATCAAGAGGATCGCATTAAGCctgaaactttggaaaatcGAGATactaatttcttcaaaattgtCATCAGTTATatgaaaaatgattttatCTTCATGGCGTTTTACTGGCATTATTGGTATATCGCACTAAGATTTCTCGCAAATTTAAACGGCGGTTCTGAATTAAAATCCAATCTTTCCATGATTCCGGGCGCCAATGTACTTATCACGCATGTTACCAGTGGGTTTCTAAGAATTGATCTCGCAAggtttaccaaatttttacaatCAAACAATAATATCAATGGTATGGGATTCAGTAGATCAGATTCTACTGATTCTTTATCGACGAATGGTTTGGCAGCTTCAGCCGCGGCAAATGTTAATGCCAATGCTAACGCCAGCGCGGGCgttggtgaaaatggtaCGGTTACTGCAGAAATCCTAAACGATTTCTTGTTCAGTAATTTTAGGATTTTACGTGTTTGGGAATGTCTAAGAAACCTCTCAGGATGTCTAGAAAAGGATTCTAATTTACCTgttttgttgttattgCATGATTCTTCTCAACTCCGTTACATTTCTAGCATTCCAGCACATGATTCTGGTGTTGCCAACGTCATCTACAACAAAGTTTTCCAGttcattattttccaatttagaTCCCTATCATCAGTACAATTTTTACATTGGGACATCTGGTTTGCAGGTATATGTGCCATGTTGCAAACACTAAACAATAATGCACAAACGGTAGCAttactttttcttttcaatgtttGGCCTCATATACCGGCCAATTTACAATCCATGTTATCTCAAAAGTTGATCAATGACTATTGGAATTTTTtaacatttgaaaatgattttCAACTGGTAAGGGTATTGTTCTTAAAGCTACTGGTTTTCCGTGTTATTCCGGGGAGTGCTTTAACGGTTAAAGAACAgttaaagatgaagttCCAGGATTTTTATGCGGAAATGTTAATTCTTAAATGCAGAACTAGAGAGGAACCACTAAGAGATAAGGAAGATGATCTTTATTTCTACGGATCGAAAAGACTTTTCTTGGCACCGAATAGATTGTTGAAAGAGCAGGACCTCATCTACAGGGCCGAAAAGCATTCACATCCAAAATCTAGTGGGAGATATCAAAATTTCCCTACAGTCAGCAGTGTAGCTAATGTAAGACCATCATTAATTTTAAGAAATGGCCGGTATCCATATGACGtgtttgatgaaatggtAACAAAGGCATCTCTACTGATGActgaaagaaagagaaaagaacagAATTCACTGTCAACAATAAGTTCTGCTTCAACCCATTCCCATTCAGACAATAACCTAGGACAATCTAAACACTCTTCAAAAAAGACAGGTTCTTTCTCCAATACAATTAGTTCTTGGTTTTCGAAATTATCGAAAAATTCTGAACATTCGCAATCCAATAATGCTGATATTTCAATGCAAAAGCATGCTCCATTCTCTAACAGCGGTTACATAAAGGGTGAGAGGAGTAAATATCTAGTCAGTGATGAGAGTGTTCCCTACTCAGAATCCTCAGAAATGCTATCCATGTATTCTAATGTGTCGTCTATTGGTACTAGGCGCACAAGTTCATCTGAAGTCCCTCAAGCTAGTGTAATGGGAGCATCTTTCACACAAGGATCTAGTGCATCTAGTGGTAAGGAGATTGATGCTGGTGGGTATTCTCGTGAtaatcaaaagaagaaaaaattactGGCCCCAGCTGAGTTGAAATATTCAAGTTCAGTTATCGATACTGGTGAAATTTACACAATATTCAAAGTCAAGGTAACACAAGCGGAACCTATAGGTAAAAAAGTTGAATATGCTAATTCCAATTGGGGGGTTGTTACTGCTAAAACCTATGACAAACCATTGCCCGTCCCcacttcaccttcatcagAGTCTAGCGCCGTTAGTTCtgttattgatgaattgaataacGATTCGTTTGGGGTGGATTATTTAAATGAGTCCTCTTTTGAACTCCTACCACCGCCCCAGGAAGGGAATTCTAAATCTAATGAATCCACTTTGATGTCTGCTTATAGTAATGATCCAACTGTGCCCAAACCAAATTGTAGGTTTTTCGGTATGCAAAATTCTGAAGATAGTGATGTATCGACTGGCGattctgaaattttaaaccgttttcaaaatttgacaCTGGGTGAGAAtgaagatgtggaagaGGACGAGAAAGCCATTTTGAAAGGACTTGAtagatttgatgaagagattaTTGCATCGCGCCGTAGGGCGTTGCATTATAACAGACATAACTGCTTGAAAACGAGGCTCAATAAACTGTCCAAACTTGTACGAATGTTTAACAAAACGGTGGAAGAATATTACGAGTACCTCAATTTTCTGGACCATGACATGATCTTTATGGATTTTGAAATCCGCCCCCCATCCCATGCCAATATGATGAACGTATCCGCAGATTGA
- the SEI1 gene encoding seipin (similar to uniprot|Q06058 Saccharomyces cerevisiae YLR404W Hypothetical ORF) yields the protein MKINISHILRLVQWSAYACTLLLVKLFIIFPLAVLLFHDLYLRLLPADSSNWVPFDTLRELKHDWSETGWRFSQDIKRIDADYELPKALDNGISQPIYLRDHILYKMDLNLQFYCVHLFNDKQKSNLVELELLIFDRLAKHKLFRKRIPIICLSEEYPTALGVPSSKYRSSRLELYRKEWLNELELDDKIQIHPKMRSIDFVLQTVEPTQLIFEPESGIKFRMHSPQGLINFMLRWRRTTYFVGIALFDLAITTLFSITALSTFALVSKKLPGNERKIS from the coding sequence atgaagatCAATATATCACATATATTGAGACTGGTACAATGGTCTGCCTATGCATGTACTCTTCTGCTGGTTAAActttttatcattttcccGCTAGCAGTACTGTTATTCCATGATCTTTACCTAAGGTTATTACCAGCggattcttccaattgggTACCCTTTGACACTTTAAGAGAATTAAAGCATGATTGGAGTGAAACTGGTTGGAGGTTTAGTCAAGATATTAAAAGGATTGATGCAGATTACGAATTACCCAAAGCTTTGGATAATGGAATATCTCAACCAATATATTTAAGAGATCATATCTTGTACAAGATGGATTTaaatttacaattttaCTGTGtccatcttttcaatgataagCAAAAAAGTAATTTAgtggaattggaattgcTGATTTTTGACCGACTTGCAAAGCATAAATTGTTTAGGAAAAGGATTCCTATTATCTGTCTTAGTGAAGAATATCCGACTGCATTGGGAGtaccttcttccaaatataGATCATCGAGACTGGAATTGTATCGAAAGGAATGGttgaatgaattggaattagatgacaaaatccaaatccatCCAAAAATGCGATCAATAGACTTCGTTTTACAAACTGTGGAGCCGAcccaattgatctttgaaCCTGAATCAGGGATCAAATTTAGAATGCATTCCCCCCAAGGTCTAATTAATTTTATGCTTAGATGGCGCAGGACCACCTACTTTGTAGGAATCGCCCTTTTCGACTTGGCAATAACGACTCTATTCAGTATCACGGCCCTATCAACATTCGCTCTAGTCTCCAAGAAATTACCTGGGAATGAACGCAAGATTAGTTAA